In the genome of Rhodoplanes sp. Z2-YC6860, one region contains:
- a CDS encoding siroheme synthase family protein produces MTATLTTHAIPHTPPARMEPLARLPVFFALEGRRALVAGGTQGAAWKAELLSAAGAEVSVYAPETCDHIVALAIDPPQGTVTIQRRAWTPADMAGMAIAVGAFDNDEDARRFSDAARAAGVPVNVVDNPKFCDFSFGAIVNRSPLVIGISTDGASPVFGQAIRGKLETLIPRGFARWAEMARRWRSDLKATGLSFNAKRRFWQLFTERAVKHPDAEPEGSDYDLLLEQTRTEGERVEHGTVTLVGAGPGDPELLTLRAMRALQSADVILFDERVSMETLDFARREAKKLLVGRAGDDVAELMVGLAKAGRRVVRLSGADVMNNTDDVLAGCRKAGIAIEVVPGVTSAGLKETPQAGSAETRVA; encoded by the coding sequence ATGACCGCCACACTGACGACGCATGCAATTCCTCACACACCGCCGGCGCGCATGGAGCCGCTGGCACGGCTGCCGGTGTTCTTCGCGCTGGAAGGCCGCCGCGCCCTGGTCGCCGGCGGCACGCAAGGCGCAGCCTGGAAGGCGGAGCTTCTGTCAGCCGCAGGCGCCGAGGTCTCGGTCTATGCGCCGGAAACCTGCGATCACATCGTGGCGCTCGCGATCGATCCGCCGCAGGGCACCGTCACCATCCAGCGCCGCGCCTGGACGCCGGCGGACATGGCCGGCATGGCGATCGCGGTCGGCGCCTTCGACAATGACGAGGACGCGCGGCGCTTCTCCGACGCCGCACGCGCGGCCGGTGTTCCGGTCAACGTCGTCGACAATCCGAAATTCTGCGACTTCTCGTTCGGCGCCATCGTCAACCGTTCGCCGCTCGTGATCGGCATCTCCACCGACGGCGCGTCACCGGTGTTCGGCCAGGCCATCCGCGGCAAGCTCGAAACCTTGATCCCGCGAGGCTTTGCCCGCTGGGCCGAGATGGCGCGGCGCTGGCGTTCCGATCTCAAGGCCACCGGTCTGTCGTTCAACGCCAAGCGGCGGTTCTGGCAGTTGTTCACCGAGCGCGCCGTGAAGCACCCTGACGCGGAGCCAGAGGGCTCCGACTATGACCTCCTGCTCGAGCAGACTCGGACCGAGGGCGAGCGCGTCGAACACGGCACCGTCACGCTGGTGGGCGCCGGCCCCGGCGATCCGGAGCTCCTGACGCTGCGCGCGATGCGCGCGCTGCAGTCGGCCGACGTGATCCTGTTCGACGAACGGGTGTCTATGGAGACGCTGGATTTCGCGCGGCGCGAAGCGAAGAAGCTTCTGGTTGGCAGGGCTGGTGACGATGTCGCCGAACTGATGGTCGGACTCGCCAAGGCCGGCCGCCGCGTGGTGCGGCTCAGCGGCGCGGACGTTATGAACAATACGGATGATGTGCTTGCGGGCTGCAGGAAGGCCGGCATCGCTATCGAAGTGGTGCCGGGCGTCACGTCTGCCGGTCTGAAGGAAACGCCGCAAGCCGGCAGCGCCGAAACCCGCGTGGCGTAA
- a CDS encoding ABC transporter ATP-binding protein, which translates to MAEPLIRFDNVSKDFTKPDGSGTFTAVDKLSFTIDKGEIIAVLGKTGCGKSTMFNLLSGLIEPTSGTVSVTGHDPFREFNFFRGKIGIVFQNDRLMPWRSALDNVVLGLEILDRKHSDAVAIAKRWLARLGLSGHENDWPHALSGGMRQRVSIARAFAVEPDILLCDEPFSALDEMTARDLRAEFVRLVKQNGKTAVFITHHINEAMDIGDRVMVFHRPARIAYETRLDEAARTTGRQPIQDEILKVLGLEAKEAKPAE; encoded by the coding sequence ATGGCCGAACCGCTGATCCGCTTCGACAACGTCTCGAAGGACTTCACCAAGCCGGACGGCTCGGGGACGTTCACGGCCGTCGACAAGCTGTCCTTTACCATCGACAAGGGCGAGATCATCGCGGTGCTGGGCAAGACCGGCTGCGGCAAGTCGACGATGTTCAACCTGCTTTCGGGTCTGATCGAGCCGACCAGCGGCACGGTGAGCGTCACTGGCCACGATCCGTTCCGGGAGTTCAATTTCTTCCGTGGCAAGATCGGAATCGTGTTCCAGAACGACCGGCTGATGCCGTGGCGCTCGGCGCTCGACAACGTTGTGCTCGGGCTCGAAATCCTCGATCGGAAGCACAGCGACGCCGTGGCGATCGCCAAGCGCTGGCTGGCGCGGCTCGGCCTGTCGGGTCACGAGAACGACTGGCCGCATGCGCTGTCGGGCGGCATGCGCCAGCGCGTTTCGATCGCGCGGGCCTTTGCGGTCGAACCGGATATCCTGCTCTGCGACGAACCATTCTCGGCGCTCGACGAGATGACCGCGCGCGACCTGCGCGCCGAGTTCGTCCGCCTCGTGAAGCAGAACGGCAAGACCGCGGTGTTCATCACCCATCACATCAACGAGGCGATGGACATCGGCGACCGTGTGATGGTGTTTCACCGCCCAGCGCGCATCGCCTACGAGACGCGGCTTGATGAAGCTGCGCGCACCACCGGTCGCCAGCCGATCCAGGACGAAATCCTGAAGGTGCTGGGCCTCGAGGCCAAGGAAGCCAAACCGGCCGAATAG
- a CDS encoding ABC transporter permease, which produces MSVSPRIRQFLQASASIVVLLAAWQIASYFFPDYLFPPIQKIIARTWHILVTWSELSQVLETALRIFIGLAGAFVFGSLLAIPIGRYPKIESYVTPFLVFLQGIPALSWVIVAIIWFKGTEFRIAFIMIITTLPAFTFQVIDSYRSMSKDLFEMTMSFRPSGWTLFRVLIVPTIIPGILTAWKINLGSAARVVVVAELVGATGGVGYELLRQQQLFDMAGALAWTIQLVLFVLVVQQVIVWVENWLLRYRPVSERAA; this is translated from the coding sequence ATGAGCGTCAGTCCACGCATCAGACAGTTTCTCCAGGCGTCCGCCAGCATCGTGGTGCTGCTGGCCGCCTGGCAGATCGCGTCCTACTTCTTTCCGGACTACCTGTTTCCGCCGATCCAGAAGATCATTGCGCGCACCTGGCATATCCTGGTGACGTGGTCGGAGCTGTCACAGGTTCTGGAAACTGCGTTGCGTATCTTCATCGGTCTTGCCGGCGCCTTCGTCTTCGGTTCGCTGCTCGCGATCCCGATCGGCCGTTATCCCAAGATCGAAAGCTACGTCACGCCGTTCCTGGTGTTCCTGCAGGGCATCCCGGCGCTGTCCTGGGTGATCGTTGCCATCATCTGGTTCAAAGGCACCGAGTTCCGCATCGCCTTCATCATGATCATCACGACGCTGCCGGCGTTCACGTTCCAGGTGATCGATTCCTATCGCTCGATGTCCAAGGACCTGTTCGAGATGACCATGTCGTTCCGGCCGAGCGGCTGGACGCTGTTCCGCGTGCTGATCGTGCCGACGATCATTCCGGGCATTCTCACGGCATGGAAGATCAACCTCGGCAGCGCGGCGCGCGTCGTCGTGGTGGCCGAGCTCGTCGGCGCGACCGGCGGCGTCGGCTACGAGCTTCTGCGCCAGCAGCAATTGTTCGATATGGCCGGCGCGCTCGCCTGGACCATCCAGCTCGTTCTCTTTGTCCTTGTCGTTCAGCAGGTCATCGTTTGGGTCGAGAACTGGCTTCTGCGTTACCGGCCGGTTTCCGAGCGGGCGGCGTGA
- a CDS encoding ABC transporter substrate-binding protein, producing the protein MKTNLTRLPVLALAASALAFGSLSSAYAQAVEKLTIVIFAPPSLGALLPPVIKAQKFDIANGLDINFEERTPDAYATQFNSGEFKVGGSASLTTMGLADVRGVKVKYLFNLFDFWGTVVTSRDNVKTLKDLEGKELAGARSTTNYQMSEFFEKRAGVDLSKIKVVNTAPPGLISYAIADRADAIQIWEPAYTLLITKKPGIRLVDLNIEKAWKDFAGGGTIPYLGVGAHSDWADANPDKVQKLYTIYKAAVEWVQKNPEEAAPLLAKGAAPEELKAVAAMIKSNERLAMKLTKAGDIKKDIQAVYKAGMDTNYLPSMPSDASIYDKPLK; encoded by the coding sequence ATGAAAACAAATCTTACCCGGCTGCCGGTGCTGGCTCTGGCTGCATCGGCATTGGCCTTCGGCTCCCTGTCGAGCGCTTATGCGCAAGCAGTCGAGAAGCTCACCATCGTGATCTTCGCGCCGCCCTCCCTCGGCGCGCTGTTGCCACCAGTGATCAAGGCGCAGAAGTTTGATATCGCGAACGGCCTCGACATCAATTTCGAGGAGCGCACGCCCGACGCCTACGCGACACAGTTCAACTCGGGCGAGTTCAAGGTCGGCGGCAGCGCCTCGCTGACCACCATGGGTCTCGCCGATGTGCGCGGCGTTAAGGTGAAGTACCTGTTCAACCTGTTCGACTTCTGGGGCACGGTGGTCACCTCGCGCGACAACGTCAAGACGCTGAAGGACCTGGAAGGCAAGGAACTCGCCGGCGCACGCTCCACCACGAACTATCAGATGTCGGAGTTCTTCGAGAAGCGCGCAGGCGTTGACCTGTCCAAGATCAAAGTCGTCAACACCGCACCGCCCGGCTTGATCAGCTACGCCATCGCGGATCGCGCAGACGCCATCCAGATCTGGGAGCCGGCGTACACGCTCCTGATCACCAAGAAACCCGGCATCCGCCTCGTCGATCTCAACATCGAGAAGGCCTGGAAGGACTTTGCCGGCGGCGGCACCATCCCGTATCTCGGTGTCGGCGCGCACAGCGACTGGGCCGATGCCAACCCGGACAAGGTGCAGAAGCTCTACACCATCTACAAGGCCGCGGTGGAATGGGTGCAGAAGAATCCGGAAGAGGCCGCGCCGCTCCTGGCCAAGGGCGCCGCGCCCGAGGAGTTGAAGGCCGTCGCCGCGATGATCAAGTCGAATGAACGGCTCGCCATGAAACTTACCAAGGCCGGCGACATCAAGAAGGACATCCAGGCGGTTTATAAGGCCGGTATGGATACCAACTATCTGCCGAGCATGCCGTCGGACGCCTCGATCTACGACAAGCCGTTGAAGTGA
- a CDS encoding amidohydrolase family protein: MIIDTHGHLIPPDLLNTIRKEGPKLPSLKIIDNEHGLALGFGNAKPSRPAMKGLSDVTGRLAWMQKQGIDKQVNGGWPDWFGSDLPAAEGETWCRMFNDALLSASKAEPKFVPLATLPLQDGARAASVLKAAMAAGFRGTMISTLPRGIGSVLDAPDLEPFWKVADDTGAVIHIHPAFDAGESRVHDYGLANGVGRVADAVVAISRLAMSGHVTRYKNAKIFVPIAAGGLPIVVGRLKRNHSITPGTHDPMEALNRLYTDTIEHDPRVLRFVIEMMGADRVMLGSDMPFPIGDHEPMDIVNKAGLKPDQVAAISGGTAAKLFRIN; encoded by the coding sequence ATGATCATCGATACCCACGGCCATCTGATCCCGCCGGACCTGCTCAATACCATCCGCAAGGAAGGTCCGAAGCTGCCGTCGCTGAAGATCATCGACAACGAGCACGGCCTGGCGCTGGGCTTCGGCAATGCCAAGCCGTCGCGGCCTGCGATGAAGGGCCTGAGCGATGTCACTGGCCGTCTTGCCTGGATGCAGAAGCAGGGTATCGACAAGCAGGTGAACGGCGGCTGGCCGGACTGGTTCGGCAGCGATCTGCCTGCGGCCGAGGGTGAGACCTGGTGCCGGATGTTCAACGACGCACTGCTCTCGGCCAGCAAGGCCGAGCCGAAGTTCGTGCCGCTGGCGACGTTGCCGCTCCAGGACGGCGCCCGCGCGGCGTCCGTGCTGAAGGCGGCGATGGCCGCAGGCTTCAGAGGGACGATGATCTCGACCTTGCCGCGCGGCATCGGCAGCGTGCTCGACGCGCCCGACCTGGAGCCGTTCTGGAAGGTCGCCGACGACACCGGCGCGGTGATCCACATCCATCCGGCCTTCGATGCGGGCGAAAGCCGCGTGCATGACTACGGCCTCGCCAACGGCGTCGGCCGCGTCGCCGATGCGGTGGTGGCGATCTCGCGGCTCGCCATGAGCGGGCATGTGACGCGATACAAGAACGCCAAGATCTTCGTGCCGATCGCCGCAGGTGGCCTGCCGATCGTCGTCGGCCGCCTCAAGCGCAACCACAGCATCACGCCGGGCACCCACGATCCGATGGAGGCGCTGAACCGCCTTTATACGGACACCATCGAGCACGACCCGCGGGTGCTGCGTTTTGTCATCGAGATGATGGGCGCAGACCGTGTCATGCTCGGTTCGGACATGCCATTTCCGATCGGCGATCACGAGCCGATGGATATCGTCAACAAAGCAGGCCTGAAACCGGATCAGGTGGCGGCGATCAGCGGCGGGACAGCCGCGAAGCTGTTCCGGATCAACTGA
- a CDS encoding xanthine dehydrogenase family protein molybdopterin-binding subunit: MSAPEKRFRFISSDRRVREDRRFVVGKGNFAADIVPQGVKHVALVTCPHPAAKIVSIDKSAALAMPGVHYVLDGAELAGATNVLASGLETPNVPRRPLAVDVARYAGEWVAAVVADSRALAEDAAELIAVEYEPLPFVLDGEQAYKGGVLVHPAHGTNVLLDRTFVWGEVEKDFTASPHKFRHVVKWGRSATVPVETFGVTASWDPWREMLDVWASIQMPKYPDQIAMTMKLPMSSVRVHYDVDVGGSYGVKRGIKHTILVAYLTRRLGMPIRFIEDRLENMRGGDMHGPERNFDVEVAFDNQGIIRSMKMRALDNVGAYAGRSPFQLGKPVGAIVGPYKIKSVQYQAIAVLSNKTVQEAVRAFGQSPTNYAIERTIEEVANKLGLDRLEVRQRNMIRPDDFPYLIPSGSTYDSGNYQAVIEKVLAKAGYEALVAERDRLREAGTLAGIGIASCLEPSGGNSSFEPLLNPKVGTTTWMDSCRISIDLVGSITATMHTTSAGQGHETLVGTVVGEVLEVDPDKVRVVRADSLNSLPSNSPVGSRMAIMLGGAAFHAAKKLKAKLVAIAAHDLGVPLERMTYQNGDVFDASLPDKKRTWTELVTIGHRYIHRLPPDMEPGLSVSHIMPVPTGGGLPTADGRVQMYPCYSFEFHLMLVTIDPELGKPEIKRYVIGHDCGVVINPKIVRGMTMGGIAHGIGAALYEEFAYNDDGLLVAQNFMDYLLPSAHEVPPVEIVHHETPSPLTVFGQKGSGESGYLGAPAAVASAVNDAIRPLGIVVNSLPIKVARLGDMIAAAREGKAI, encoded by the coding sequence ATGAGCGCGCCGGAAAAAAGATTCCGCTTCATCTCCTCCGATCGTCGCGTGCGCGAGGACCGCCGGTTCGTGGTCGGCAAGGGCAATTTCGCCGCCGATATCGTGCCGCAAGGCGTCAAGCATGTCGCGCTGGTGACCTGTCCGCACCCGGCGGCGAAGATCGTCTCGATCGATAAGTCCGCAGCGCTGGCCATGCCGGGCGTGCACTACGTGCTCGACGGCGCCGAGCTGGCCGGTGCGACCAACGTGCTCGCGTCCGGCTTGGAAACACCGAACGTGCCGCGAAGGCCCTTGGCGGTCGATGTGGCACGCTATGCCGGCGAATGGGTCGCGGCGGTGGTCGCAGACAGCCGGGCGCTCGCCGAGGACGCGGCCGAGCTGATTGCGGTCGAATACGAACCGCTGCCCTTCGTTCTCGATGGCGAACAGGCCTACAAGGGCGGCGTGCTGGTCCACCCGGCCCATGGCACGAACGTGCTGCTCGACCGCACCTTCGTGTGGGGCGAGGTCGAGAAGGATTTCACGGCGAGCCCGCACAAATTCCGTCATGTCGTGAAATGGGGCCGCAGCGCCACCGTGCCGGTCGAGACCTTCGGCGTCACGGCAAGCTGGGACCCCTGGCGGGAGATGCTCGACGTCTGGGCTTCGATCCAGATGCCGAAATATCCCGACCAGATCGCGATGACGATGAAGCTGCCGATGTCGTCGGTGCGCGTGCACTACGACGTCGATGTCGGCGGCAGCTATGGCGTCAAGCGCGGCATCAAGCACACCATTCTGGTCGCCTATTTGACGCGCCGTCTCGGCATGCCGATCCGCTTCATCGAGGACCGGCTCGAGAACATGCGCGGCGGCGACATGCACGGGCCGGAGCGCAACTTCGACGTCGAGGTGGCGTTCGACAACCAAGGCATCATCCGCTCGATGAAGATGCGGGCGCTCGACAATGTCGGCGCCTATGCGGGCCGCTCGCCGTTTCAATTGGGCAAGCCGGTCGGCGCCATCGTCGGGCCTTACAAGATCAAGAGCGTGCAGTACCAGGCGATCGCGGTGCTCTCGAACAAGACCGTGCAGGAGGCGGTGCGCGCGTTCGGGCAGTCTCCGACCAACTACGCGATCGAGCGCACCATCGAGGAGGTCGCCAACAAGCTTGGCCTCGACCGGCTCGAAGTGCGCCAGCGCAATATGATCCGGCCCGATGATTTTCCATACCTCATTCCGAGCGGCTCGACCTACGACAGCGGCAATTATCAGGCCGTGATCGAAAAGGTGCTGGCCAAGGCCGGCTATGAGGCCCTGGTCGCCGAACGCGACCGGCTGCGCGAAGCGGGCACGCTCGCCGGCATCGGCATTGCGTCGTGCCTCGAGCCCTCCGGCGGCAACTCGTCGTTCGAGCCGCTGCTCAATCCCAAGGTCGGCACCACGACCTGGATGGACTCCTGCCGCATCAGCATCGACCTCGTTGGTTCGATCACGGCGACCATGCACACGACGTCGGCGGGGCAGGGCCATGAGACCCTGGTCGGCACGGTGGTCGGCGAGGTGCTGGAGGTCGATCCTGACAAGGTGCGGGTCGTGCGCGCGGACTCGCTCAATTCACTACCGAGCAACAGTCCGGTCGGCAGCCGCATGGCGATCATGCTGGGTGGCGCCGCGTTCCATGCAGCCAAAAAGCTCAAGGCCAAGCTCGTCGCCATCGCGGCGCACGATCTCGGCGTGCCGCTTGAACGGATGACCTATCAAAACGGCGATGTGTTCGACGCGTCGTTGCCGGACAAGAAGCGGACCTGGACCGAGCTCGTCACCATCGGCCACCGCTACATTCACCGCCTGCCGCCGGACATGGAGCCCGGGCTGTCGGTGAGCCACATCATGCCGGTGCCGACCGGCGGCGGCCTGCCGACCGCGGACGGCCGGGTGCAGATGTATCCGTGCTACTCGTTTGAGTTCCATCTGATGCTGGTGACCATCGACCCCGAGCTCGGCAAGCCCGAGATCAAGCGCTATGTCATCGGCCACGACTGCGGCGTCGTGATCAATCCGAAGATCGTGCGCGGCATGACCATGGGCGGCATTGCCCACGGAATAGGCGCTGCTCTGTACGAGGAGTTCGCCTATAACGACGACGGCCTGCTGGTGGCGCAGAATTTCATGGATTATCTGCTGCCGTCCGCCCATGAAGTGCCGCCGGTCGAGATCGTGCACCACGAAACCCCGTCGCCGCTGACGGTGTTCGGGCAGAAGGGTTCGGGCGAAAGCGGCTATCTCGGCGCGCCGGCGGCGGTGGCGAGCGCGGTCAACGATGCGATCCGGCCGCTCGGCATCGTGGTGAATTCGCTTCCCATCAAGGTGGCGCGGCTCGGCGACATGATCGCCGCGGCGCGCGAAGGGAAAGCGATATAG
- a CDS encoding (2Fe-2S)-binding protein, translating into MKVELDINAETRTVEVEPRTSLLDCLRDKLQLNGAHAGCEHGVCGACTVLIDGTAVRSCLMFAVQADGYAITTIEGLSPGPGELSILQDAFCETHGMQCGYCTPAMILAAHSLLLKNAAPTREEIVDAISGNICRCTGYAQIVEAIALAAERMRGQNQPQDATP; encoded by the coding sequence ATGAAGGTCGAGCTCGACATCAATGCAGAGACCCGCACCGTCGAGGTCGAGCCGCGCACCAGCCTGCTCGACTGTCTGCGGGACAAGCTTCAGCTCAACGGCGCCCATGCCGGCTGTGAGCACGGGGTCTGTGGCGCCTGCACGGTGCTGATCGACGGCACCGCGGTGCGCTCCTGCCTGATGTTCGCCGTGCAGGCCGATGGTTATGCCATCACCACCATCGAGGGCCTTTCGCCTGGGCCTGGCGAACTTTCGATTCTGCAGGACGCGTTCTGCGAGACACACGGCATGCAGTGCGGCTACTGCACACCGGCGATGATCCTCGCCGCGCATTCGCTGCTGTTGAAGAACGCCGCGCCGACCCGCGAGGAGATCGTCGACGCGATCTCCGGCAACATCTGCCGCTGCACCGGCTACGCGCAGATCGTTGAGGCGATCGCGCTCGCGGCCGAACGGATGCGTGGCCAGAACCAGCCACAGGACGCGACACCATGA
- a CDS encoding FAD binding domain-containing protein: MKPAPFEYSRPADIDEACAMLAADDGARVIAGGQTLVPLMAMRLARPTRLIDIARIPGLSFVREQGASVVVGAATKQHVIESDPLIGAKVPLLAKVMPFVGHSATRARGTVGGSIANGDAAAEIVLVAVTLEATLVWRENGKDHEMPAAEFFLGPMVTSLPLAACLKSVSFPVWHEPRVGVGFHEVNARQSDFAFVSAAAQLALDAEGLCTSATIGLGAATAVPMRLDAVADTLIGIAFDEARVRAAAKAALADVEMLADLHASADYRRRVAVTMVVRAVADAYQSAAGRS, translated from the coding sequence ATGAAGCCCGCACCGTTTGAATACTCCCGTCCGGCGGACATCGATGAGGCCTGCGCCATGCTTGCCGCTGACGATGGCGCACGCGTGATCGCGGGCGGCCAGACGCTGGTGCCGCTGATGGCCATGCGGCTTGCCCGGCCGACCCGGCTCATTGATATCGCTCGCATTCCGGGGCTCTCGTTCGTGCGGGAGCAGGGCGCCTCCGTGGTGGTCGGGGCGGCGACGAAACAGCATGTGATCGAGAGCGATCCGCTGATCGGCGCGAAGGTTCCGCTGCTCGCCAAGGTGATGCCTTTTGTCGGGCACAGCGCGACCCGGGCGCGCGGCACCGTCGGCGGCTCGATCGCCAACGGCGACGCCGCGGCCGAGATCGTGCTGGTCGCCGTTACCCTCGAAGCGACGCTGGTCTGGCGGGAGAACGGCAAGGATCATGAAATGCCGGCCGCCGAGTTTTTCCTGGGGCCGATGGTGACGTCGCTGCCGCTCGCAGCCTGTCTCAAGTCGGTGAGCTTTCCGGTCTGGCACGAGCCGCGGGTGGGCGTGGGCTTTCATGAGGTCAACGCAAGGCAGAGCGATTTTGCGTTTGTGTCCGCCGCGGCACAGCTCGCGCTCGATGCCGAAGGATTGTGCACGAGCGCGACGATCGGTCTGGGCGCTGCGACGGCAGTGCCGATGCGGCTCGACGCGGTGGCCGACACATTGATCGGCATCGCTTTCGACGAGGCCAGGGTTCGGGCGGCCGCCAAGGCGGCGCTCGCCGATGTCGAGATGCTGGCCGATCTGCACGCTTCGGCCGACTATCGCCGCCGGGTCGCCGTCACCATGGTGGTGCGTGCCGTCGCCGACGCCTACCAATCCGCTGCGGGGCGTTCATGA
- a CDS encoding class II aldolase/adducin family protein: protein MKYDTNFKSVKDQVSPEEWTARVELAACYRLIDQYGMTDLIYNHVTSRIPGTEHLLINLYGLLYKEITASSLVKIDVEGEIIHKPDTDYGINKSGYVIHGAIHKARPDVKCVLHTHTRAGIAVSAMNCGLLPLSQTSIRFHNHIGYHDFEGPAVDLEERERIVDDLGEHNALVMKNHGLLTCGPSVPEAFNLMYQLEQSCRSQVDAMAARTELNVPGENVLAHTAHLYQPGTRRPYGVLEWPAMLRLLDAEQKNSAYPPYWH, encoded by the coding sequence ATGAAGTACGATACCAACTTCAAGTCGGTCAAAGACCAGGTGTCGCCCGAGGAGTGGACGGCCCGGGTCGAGCTTGCCGCCTGCTACCGGCTGATCGATCAGTATGGGATGACGGACCTGATCTACAACCACGTCACGTCGCGGATTCCCGGCACCGAGCACCTGCTGATCAACCTCTATGGGCTCCTCTACAAGGAGATCACCGCGTCGAGCCTGGTGAAAATCGATGTCGAGGGCGAGATCATCCACAAGCCCGATACCGATTACGGCATCAACAAGTCCGGCTATGTGATCCACGGTGCGATCCACAAGGCGCGGCCGGACGTCAAATGCGTGCTGCACACCCACACCCGCGCCGGTATCGCGGTGTCGGCGATGAACTGCGGGCTTCTGCCGCTGTCGCAGACCTCGATCCGCTTTCACAACCACATCGGCTATCACGACTTCGAGGGACCGGCGGTCGATCTCGAAGAGCGCGAGCGGATCGTGGATGACCTCGGCGAACACAACGCGCTTGTCATGAAGAACCACGGCCTGCTCACCTGCGGGCCGTCGGTGCCGGAGGCCTTCAATCTGATGTACCAGCTTGAGCAATCCTGCCGCTCCCAGGTCGATGCCATGGCGGCACGCACGGAGCTCAATGTGCCGGGCGAGAACGTGCTGGCGCACACCGCGCATCTCTACCAGCCGGGCACGCGGCGGCCCTACGGCGTGCTGGAATGGCCGGCCATGCTGCGGCTTCTCGACGCTGAGCAGAAGAATTCCGCCTATCCGCCGTACTGGCACTAA
- a CDS encoding HpcH/HpaI aldolase family protein codes for MSPASDLLRNPVKEKLARGEVVSSMTVRLSRSIEIARIAKTAGFDMLYIDLEHSPLTLDATGQICMSCLDLGVMPAVRVPANTPDYISRILDAGALGVIAPHVRSAAEAREVVKAAKLPPLGERSNTGAFAHLRYRSFPAEETARAINDATMVIVQFESADCLPKADEIVAVEGVDIVLVGLNDMLGDMGLAGQYDHPKVREIYETVIAACRRHGKHCGVGGLSSRPDLMAEYVRLGARYVSTGTDLAFLLGAATARAKQIQEIKF; via the coding sequence TTGAGCCCAGCCAGCGACCTGTTGCGGAACCCCGTCAAAGAAAAGCTCGCCCGCGGCGAGGTCGTCTCCTCCATGACGGTACGGCTCAGCCGATCGATCGAGATCGCCCGGATCGCCAAGACCGCGGGCTTCGACATGCTTTACATCGACCTGGAGCATTCGCCGCTGACGCTCGATGCCACAGGGCAGATTTGCATGTCCTGTCTGGACCTCGGCGTGATGCCCGCTGTGCGGGTGCCGGCCAATACACCTGACTATATTTCACGCATTCTCGATGCTGGCGCGCTCGGCGTCATCGCACCCCATGTGCGTTCGGCCGCAGAGGCTCGCGAGGTGGTCAAGGCCGCAAAGCTCCCCCCGCTCGGCGAGCGCTCCAACACCGGCGCGTTTGCGCATCTGCGTTACCGCTCGTTTCCGGCCGAGGAGACCGCGCGGGCGATCAACGACGCGACCATGGTGATCGTGCAGTTCGAGTCGGCGGATTGCCTGCCCAAGGCCGACGAGATCGTCGCGGTCGAAGGCGTCGACATCGTGCTGGTCGGATTGAACGACATGCTGGGCGACATGGGACTCGCCGGGCAATATGACCACCCCAAGGTGCGCGAGATTTATGAGACCGTGATCGCGGCCTGCCGCCGGCACGGCAAGCACTGTGGCGTCGGCGGACTTTCGAGCAGGCCTGACCTGATGGCCGAATATGTGCGGCTGGGTGCCCGCTATGTCTCGACCGGGACCGACCTGGCATTCCTGCTCGGGGCCGCGACCGCACGGGCGAAGCAGATCCAAGAGATCAAGTTCTGA